The proteins below are encoded in one region of Limnochorda pilosa:
- a CDS encoding VIT domain-containing protein, translating into MERTHGEPGGPVRLRRRMLAGRCLRAACPGPGRGSLSAALVLALLVPWLAVVAAPATAQGLDAIEGGVLRVEQEGRFIDLPLKHTAVEAEVSGPVAFVQVQQVYENDLEQRLEAVYVFPLPENAAVHGMSIRINDRVIVGEVKEREEARQAFEQAREEGRSAALLEEERPNVFTQSLTNVLPGETVVVTIQYVHPVPYDDGVYRFRFPMVVGPRYVPGRPSGGEPKGTGWSPDTDQVPDASRITEPVLKPGERSGHDVEVHLRLEAGLPVETLGSPSHAIDVGWGEDRSGATVSLKPFDAIPNKDFVLEWTLANDQPAPALLTHRNPADPYGTFLLYLQPQPEVEAGQAVPKEVVFVLDTSGSMTGVPLAQEKRLMREALTRLNPDDTFQILRFANDYTAFSPYPVPVSDHAIRNALEFVDGLEASGGTEMMRGVEAALAYPPDPRRLRMVLFLTDGYIGNESAVMASVDELVRTSRLFSVGIGASPNTFLIEGLARFGRGYAQYIDTDDPVDETIARFYRRLANPVLVDLELDWGGVEVEEVLPTRLPDLFDTQPLVIVGRYRAAGSGVFTVRGRVAGGTFEEQVPVTLPEEAPGNEALPYLWARQKVETLMDRHRLARSQSERDVLEAQVVALALEHGLATPFTSFVAVEREIRADLDLPLTQVIIPNRLPQDVSYEGIFGPAVRAAVNVPRMKPGDPTLLVQAPPGTDSVVVRFPWGERKLAFHDPVLDRWVTRFLVPRDLGDGRYVVEILLVRGEERRVISALYQVDSQAPRFRLEVAGVRRGSLVLRAVPVAHVLTVMGRGAEAVVLEDAPHVAVRTPDGRIHLLTFQQEARVWEASIPLAGLPSSRRGSFRLEARDYAGNVRVDAFDLTW; encoded by the coding sequence ATGGAGAGAACCCATGGCGAGCCGGGTGGCCCGGTGCGCCTGCGTCGAAGGATGCTGGCGGGTCGTTGCCTTCGCGCCGCGTGTCCGGGGCCCGGCCGCGGGTCCCTTTCGGCTGCGCTCGTGCTTGCCCTGCTCGTACCCTGGCTCGCCGTGGTCGCGGCGCCTGCCACCGCCCAGGGACTAGACGCGATCGAGGGTGGCGTGCTGCGGGTGGAGCAGGAGGGCCGCTTCATCGATCTTCCGCTGAAGCACACGGCTGTGGAGGCCGAGGTGAGCGGGCCCGTCGCCTTCGTCCAGGTGCAGCAGGTGTACGAGAACGACCTGGAGCAGCGGCTGGAGGCCGTCTACGTCTTCCCGCTGCCCGAGAATGCGGCGGTGCACGGCATGAGCATCCGCATCAACGACCGGGTGATCGTGGGCGAGGTGAAGGAGCGGGAGGAGGCCCGGCAAGCCTTCGAGCAGGCCCGGGAGGAGGGGCGGAGCGCCGCCCTCCTGGAGGAGGAGCGGCCCAACGTCTTCACCCAGTCGCTCACCAACGTCCTGCCGGGGGAGACGGTGGTGGTGACCATCCAATACGTCCACCCCGTGCCCTACGACGACGGCGTCTACCGCTTCCGCTTTCCGATGGTGGTGGGACCCCGTTACGTTCCCGGCCGGCCTTCGGGTGGCGAGCCCAAGGGGACGGGCTGGTCGCCCGACACCGACCAGGTGCCCGACGCCTCCCGCATCACGGAGCCGGTGCTGAAGCCGGGCGAGCGCTCGGGGCACGACGTGGAGGTGCACCTCCGGCTGGAGGCGGGCCTGCCCGTGGAGACGCTGGGCTCCCCGTCGCACGCGATCGACGTGGGCTGGGGCGAGGATCGTTCCGGCGCCACCGTCTCCCTGAAGCCTTTCGACGCCATCCCCAACAAGGACTTCGTGCTGGAGTGGACCCTGGCCAACGACCAGCCCGCTCCGGCCCTGCTGACCCACCGGAACCCCGCCGACCCCTATGGCACCTTCCTCCTCTACCTGCAGCCCCAGCCCGAGGTGGAGGCGGGTCAGGCGGTTCCCAAGGAAGTGGTCTTCGTCCTGGACACCTCAGGTTCCATGACGGGCGTACCTCTGGCCCAGGAGAAGCGGCTGATGCGCGAGGCGCTCACCCGGCTCAACCCCGACGACACATTCCAGATCCTTCGCTTCGCCAACGACTACACCGCCTTCTCGCCCTACCCCGTGCCCGTGTCGGATCACGCGATCCGAAACGCCCTGGAGTTCGTGGACGGGCTGGAGGCCTCGGGCGGCACGGAGATGATGCGGGGCGTGGAGGCGGCCCTGGCCTACCCGCCAGACCCCCGGCGGCTGCGGATGGTCCTCTTCCTCACCGACGGCTACATCGGAAACGAAAGCGCCGTCATGGCTTCGGTGGACGAGCTGGTGCGCACCTCCCGCCTCTTCTCGGTGGGCATCGGCGCCTCGCCCAACACCTTCCTCATCGAAGGCCTGGCCCGCTTCGGCCGGGGCTACGCCCAGTACATCGACACCGACGACCCGGTGGACGAGACCATCGCCCGCTTCTACCGGCGGCTGGCGAACCCGGTGCTGGTGGACCTGGAGCTGGACTGGGGCGGCGTGGAGGTGGAAGAGGTGCTGCCCACCCGCCTGCCGGACCTCTTCGACACGCAGCCGCTGGTGATCGTGGGCCGCTACCGGGCGGCCGGAAGCGGCGTCTTCACGGTGCGGGGCCGCGTGGCGGGCGGGACCTTCGAGGAGCAGGTGCCGGTCACCCTGCCTGAGGAGGCGCCGGGAAACGAGGCGCTCCCCTACCTCTGGGCCCGGCAGAAGGTGGAGACGCTGATGGACCGCCACCGCCTGGCCCGATCCCAGAGCGAGCGGGATGTTCTGGAGGCGCAGGTAGTCGCCCTGGCCCTGGAGCACGGGCTGGCCACCCCCTTCACCAGCTTCGTGGCGGTGGAGAGGGAGATCCGGGCCGACCTGGACCTGCCGCTCACCCAGGTGATCATCCCCAACCGGCTGCCCCAGGACGTCTCCTACGAAGGGATCTTCGGCCCGGCGGTGCGGGCGGCGGTGAACGTCCCCCGCATGAAGCCCGGCGACCCGACCCTCCTGGTGCAGGCACCCCCCGGCACCGACTCGGTGGTGGTCCGGTTTCCCTGGGGCGAGCGGAAGCTGGCCTTCCACGACCCGGTCCTGGACCGCTGGGTCACCCGCTTCCTGGTGCCGAGGGACCTGGGCGACGGGCGCTACGTCGTCGAGATCCTCCTGGTGCGGGGCGAGGAGCGGCGGGTGATCAGCGCCCTCTACCAGGTGGACTCCCAGGCGCCCCGCTTCCGGCTGGAGGTGGCCGGCGTCCGGCGCGGCAGCCTGGTGCTGCGGGCGGTGCCGGTGGCTCACGTCCTGACCGTGATGGGGCGGGGAGCCGAGGCCGTGGTGCTCGAGGATGCCCCCCACGTGGCGGTGCGCACGCCGGACGGCCGGATCCACCTGCTCACCTTCCAACAGGAGGCGCGGGTGTGGGAGGCGAGCATACCGCTGGCCGGGCTGCCCTCCTCCCGGCGCGGCAGCTTCCGCCTCGAGGCCCGGGACTACGCCGGGAACGTGCGGGTGGACGCCTTCGACCTGACGTGGTAG
- a CDS encoding ligand-binding sensor domain-containing protein, producing MTPGWARQVRLLAVALAAALALSALGPASDAGAAGASGGTPGLALPPLAVRSFHAPNDVRALAVRDGWVYLRGGEGGYRFPVRALQGSLDEAVQAVRETTEEAGSPPGLPAAGDRVEGIPYPIADRATLDGATWLATFGGGLWRQAPGRLEQVPGAPAVVQALGIAAGTLVAGTPDGLLLVRAGESGGASAASYRIGRVTWDGLPSDHVAALAYAAGSGGGRLWVGTFDQGVVLYDGGRWRPLPLPEGRARWITALHFDGTALWIGTENGLYRAEDLSVVPALPGVKVQALVGQGGRVRVLTGDGLVEVGPDGVRALPISLGARYQVAASDGRSLWVGGSAGLAAAREEGEPIRSTPASGHIPPAWITAILPRSDGLVVGTYDAGIYAVPDPLGPGGVGSGEAAGPGYRTLVPGVWVNPGALHEQAGFLWAGTLGDGLVALARGAWTSIGPDQGLAGADVTALAGSGRVLWVGTRTGLSRVDLGAEGP from the coding sequence ATGACTCCTGGCTGGGCACGACAGGTGAGGCTCCTGGCCGTAGCGCTTGCCGCGGCGCTGGCGCTCTCGGCCCTGGGACCGGCCTCCGACGCGGGTGCTGCAGGCGCCTCGGGGGGCACGCCGGGCCTCGCCCTGCCGCCCCTGGCCGTCCGGAGCTTCCATGCCCCCAACGACGTCCGCGCCCTCGCCGTCCGGGATGGGTGGGTCTACCTCCGAGGCGGGGAGGGGGGCTACCGGTTCCCGGTGCGTGCCCTGCAGGGTTCGCTGGACGAAGCGGTACAGGCGGTGCGGGAGACGACAGAGGAGGCAGGCTCTCCGCCCGGGCTTCCCGCCGCAGGGGATCGGGTGGAAGGCATCCCGTACCCCATCGCCGACCGGGCGACCCTGGACGGGGCCACCTGGCTGGCCACCTTCGGCGGGGGGCTCTGGCGGCAGGCGCCTGGCAGGCTCGAGCAGGTCCCCGGCGCTCCGGCCGTGGTCCAGGCGCTGGGCATCGCGGCGGGTACCCTCGTGGCGGGCACGCCGGATGGACTGCTGCTGGTGCGGGCGGGGGAGAGCGGGGGCGCTTCGGCCGCCTCCTATCGGATCGGCCGGGTCACGTGGGACGGCCTCCCTTCGGACCATGTCGCGGCTCTGGCCTACGCCGCGGGTAGCGGCGGGGGCCGCCTCTGGGTGGGCACCTTCGACCAGGGCGTCGTCCTCTACGACGGCGGGCGCTGGCGGCCGCTGCCCCTGCCGGAGGGCCGCGCCCGCTGGATCACCGCCCTGCACTTCGACGGCACGGCCCTCTGGATCGGCACCGAGAACGGGCTCTACCGGGCCGAGGATCTGAGCGTCGTGCCGGCCCTGCCCGGGGTGAAGGTCCAGGCCCTGGTGGGGCAGGGGGGCCGGGTGCGGGTCCTGACGGGGGATGGCCTGGTGGAGGTGGGGCCCGACGGCGTACGGGCGTTGCCGATCTCGCTCGGGGCCCGCTACCAGGTGGCCGCCTCGGATGGCCGGAGCCTGTGGGTGGGGGGGTCGGCGGGGCTGGCGGCCGCGCGGGAGGAGGGTGAGCCGATCCGCTCCACGCCCGCGTCCGGGCACATCCCGCCCGCGTGGATCACCGCCATCCTTCCCCGGTCCGACGGCCTGGTGGTGGGGACGTACGATGCAGGCATCTACGCCGTTCCCGATCCCCTGGGCCCAGGAGGGGTGGGTTCAGGAGAAGCTGCGGGACCGGGGTACCGTACCCTGGTGCCGGGCGTCTGGGTGAACCCCGGCGCCCTTCACGAGCAGGCAGGCTTCCTCTGGGCGGGCACCCTGGGCGACGGGCTGGTGGCCTTGGCGAGAGGGGCATGGACGTCCATCGGCCCGGACCAGGGCCTGGCAGGGGCGGACGTGACCGCCCTGGCCGGCAGCGGCCGGGTCCTCTGGGTGGGCACACGTACCGGGCTGAGCCGGGTGGACCTGGGGGCGGAGGGCCCCTAG
- a CDS encoding ABC transporter permease, with protein sequence MGWVAPLYLPAPSAIAAELVRMAQTGTLVQSLGASLMRIVWGFALGAAAGIVVGLAIGLSRVAEGALDPAISLLYPIPKIAVLPLFVLWLGIGEASKVAIIATGVFFPLAINTIAGVRQTSPILVRAAISLGASRRQVITKVVLPSALPVVFSGLRLGAGMALLLVVSAEMVAATSGLGFLVLNAGDLMLTTRLMAGIVVLSALGILSTWLLRQLERWLLPWNRP encoded by the coding sequence ATGGGTTGGGTGGCTCCCCTCTACCTGCCCGCACCGTCGGCCATTGCCGCCGAGCTGGTCCGGATGGCGCAGACGGGCACCCTCGTCCAGAGCCTCGGCGCCAGCCTGATGCGGATCGTGTGGGGATTCGCCCTGGGGGCTGCGGCAGGGATCGTGGTGGGGCTGGCCATAGGCCTCTCCCGGGTGGCCGAGGGCGCGCTGGACCCGGCGATCTCCCTTCTCTACCCCATCCCCAAGATCGCGGTGCTGCCGCTCTTCGTGCTGTGGCTGGGGATCGGCGAGGCGTCCAAGGTGGCCATCATCGCCACGGGCGTCTTCTTCCCGCTGGCCATCAACACCATCGCCGGCGTGCGCCAGACCAGCCCGATCCTGGTGCGGGCCGCGATCAGCCTGGGCGCGAGCCGCCGCCAGGTGATCACCAAGGTGGTGCTCCCGAGCGCCCTGCCGGTCGTCTTCTCGGGCCTCCGTCTGGGCGCAGGCATGGCCCTGCTCCTGGTGGTGTCGGCGGAGATGGTGGCGGCGACCAGCGGGCTCGGCTTCCTCGTCCTGAACGCGGGCGACCTGATGCTCACCACCCGGCTGATGGCAGGCATCGTGGTCCTCTCGGCCCTGGGGATCCTCTCCACCTGGCTCCTCCGCCAGCTCGAGCGGTGGCTCCTGCCGTGGAACCGGCCGTAG
- a CDS encoding ABC transporter ATP-binding protein: MRVVIEGISKRYRGRRGEVEALRTVDFESRDGEFVAVLGPSGCGKSTLLSIVAGLIPPTSGRVRFVREAGAGQEAGAGRDVAEARTPPAAGPEPGGAAPRRPLTAVVFQEFALFPWRTVRQNVAFGPEVRGLPASERRERVERYLAMVGLTPFADKYPGELSGGMKQRVGIARALANDPEVLLMDEPLSALDAQTRSLMQLDLLRLWRETAKTVLYVTHNLQEAAFLSERILLLSRRPGRVRAVIDVPFARPRDEDLLATPEFAAFSQDLWSLLRDEARAAMEAGEDG, encoded by the coding sequence GTGCGGGTCGTCATCGAGGGGATCTCCAAGCGGTACCGGGGCCGCCGCGGCGAGGTGGAGGCCCTCCGCACCGTGGACTTCGAGAGCCGCGACGGCGAATTCGTGGCCGTCCTCGGCCCCAGCGGCTGCGGCAAGTCCACGTTGCTCAGCATCGTGGCGGGCCTCATCCCTCCCACGTCGGGGCGGGTGCGGTTCGTGCGGGAGGCTGGGGCGGGGCAGGAGGCTGGAGCGGGGCGGGACGTGGCCGAGGCTCGGACGCCCCCGGCCGCCGGGCCTGAGCCGGGCGGGGCGGCCCCGCGCAGGCCGCTGACCGCCGTGGTCTTCCAGGAGTTCGCCCTCTTCCCCTGGCGCACGGTGCGCCAGAACGTGGCCTTCGGTCCCGAGGTCCGCGGGCTCCCTGCCTCCGAGCGGCGGGAGCGGGTGGAGCGTTACCTGGCCATGGTAGGCCTCACCCCCTTCGCGGACAAGTACCCCGGGGAGCTCTCGGGCGGCATGAAGCAGCGGGTGGGCATCGCCCGCGCCTTGGCCAACGACCCCGAAGTGCTCCTGATGGACGAACCGCTCTCGGCCCTGGACGCCCAGACCCGTTCCCTGATGCAGCTGGACCTCCTCCGCCTGTGGCGGGAGACGGCCAAGACGGTGCTCTACGTGACCCACAACTTGCAGGAGGCCGCCTTCCTGTCGGAGCGGATCCTCCTCCTCTCCCGGCGCCCCGGCCGGGTACGCGCGGTGATCGACGTACCCTTCGCCCGCCCCCGCGACGAGGACCTGCTCGCCACGCCTGAGTTCGCCGCCTTCTCCCAGGATCTGTGGAGCCTCCTGCGGGACGAGGCTCGGGCCGCGATGGAAGCGGGTGAGGACGGGTGA
- a CDS encoding ABC transporter substrate-binding protein has translation MLNPHLRRVVAAVVTLLGVFGGVGLGAPAAAQDVVRLGTLKLIGGAPIYVALDKGFFEAEGLRVDVQWFAAAAPIATAVASGDIDVGATGITAALYNAVAAGSKIWLVADRGSEHPGYRLNALVTSRARYEGGLRQVADLRGKRVGITTLGSTYHYQIAQILATAGLGLRDVELVPLRSMSIMIDAVKEGTVDAAILSPPWGANAEEEGWGKVVFWAGEIPYQVTGVFVSNRFRENRDLAVRFLRAYVRGVRYYSDAVLTDPHGARYDEVLAIVARYTEQTPDVIAKSLSYIDRDGLPDVDDLLRQQEWYHANAMQSRIVPVEDFVDLSLVREAVAGL, from the coding sequence TTGCTGAATCCGCACCTTCGTCGCGTCGTGGCTGCCGTTGTCACCCTCCTGGGGGTGTTCGGGGGCGTGGGGCTCGGCGCGCCGGCGGCGGCGCAGGACGTGGTCCGCCTGGGCACGCTGAAGCTCATCGGGGGCGCGCCCATCTACGTGGCCCTGGACAAGGGCTTCTTCGAGGCCGAGGGGCTCCGGGTGGACGTGCAGTGGTTCGCCGCGGCGGCCCCCATCGCCACCGCCGTCGCGTCGGGCGACATCGACGTAGGCGCCACGGGCATCACCGCCGCCCTCTACAACGCGGTGGCCGCCGGCAGCAAGATCTGGCTGGTGGCGGACCGGGGCTCCGAGCATCCGGGCTACCGCCTGAACGCCCTGGTCACCAGCCGGGCGCGCTACGAGGGCGGCCTGCGCCAGGTAGCGGACCTGCGTGGCAAGCGGGTGGGCATCACCACCCTGGGATCCACCTACCACTACCAGATCGCCCAGATCCTGGCCACGGCCGGCCTGGGCCTGCGGGACGTGGAGCTGGTCCCCTTGCGGAGCATGAGCATCATGATCGACGCGGTGAAGGAGGGCACCGTGGACGCGGCGATCCTCTCCCCGCCCTGGGGCGCCAACGCCGAGGAGGAGGGCTGGGGCAAGGTCGTCTTCTGGGCCGGCGAGATCCCCTACCAGGTGACGGGCGTCTTCGTCTCGAACCGCTTCCGGGAGAACCGGGACCTCGCTGTCCGCTTCCTGCGGGCGTACGTGCGGGGCGTGCGCTACTACTCCGACGCCGTGCTCACCGATCCGCACGGAGCCCGCTACGATGAGGTGCTGGCCATCGTCGCCCGCTACACCGAGCAGACGCCGGACGTGATCGCGAAGTCGCTCTCGTACATCGACCGGGACGGCCTCCCCGACGTGGACGACCTGCTCCGCCAGCAGGAGTGGTACCACGCCAACGCGATGCAGAGCCGGATCGTGCCCGTGGAGGACTTCGTGGACCTCAGCCTCGTCCGCGAGGCCGTGGCGGGGCTGTAG
- a CDS encoding glycerophosphoryl diester phosphodiesterase membrane domain-containing protein, protein MESPFLGGSVHQPYATIPTRPTVRRAWRLVRPDLSRHVAFLTFLILPGNTLTVLLMGWLPPGLFAAALILPPLLMSLGTLGPMRASLERAAGRRPGTRHFLPPFPGLLPGLSAAFLTAVLPELGAVGLVLLGVALVGRLTVWLTGLLLLSLAITAYVYTRWFLVLPLVLDGQRSLAEACRTSARLVHPQWPSAVRFVATLFGLSLIGYVFFGIGLLMAPPLMAAGRVALYESFFGSRGPEPQKEGEPGLGPSSSRLGGGPLGTGHLGRDPFAFGVGALLGRAWELLRPDLLKHVGFLVTLVLLELILVGMAEAVKSSLLVLFLSLVAAIVGSLLASGHLLAALERASGLTPTFGDFFGVRHRALTVVFAMWLQALIPQLSGLLLLLFAWLLSLTGGDVGVLVFFVAGVWLMLYLGFGYMITIPLVLDQNLSPWRALTTSARALRGRRLTVLGVLAVLFLINVLGALPFGLGLLVTAPLGPTAIVAVYEALFGITGRLPGRRSTLASSWSPPLR, encoded by the coding sequence GTGGAGAGCCCGTTCCTCGGAGGTTCGGTCCACCAACCCTACGCAACGATCCCCACCCGTCCCACGGTGCGCCGGGCATGGCGTCTCGTTCGCCCGGATCTCTCGAGGCACGTGGCATTCCTGACCTTTCTCATACTCCCCGGCAACACCCTCACGGTGCTCCTGATGGGGTGGCTCCCACCGGGTCTCTTCGCGGCGGCGCTCATCCTCCCACCTCTGCTGATGTCGCTGGGAACGTTGGGGCCCATGCGCGCCTCTCTGGAACGGGCTGCCGGCCGGAGGCCGGGGACGCGGCACTTCCTGCCCCCCTTCCCAGGCCTCTTGCCCGGTCTGTCTGCGGCCTTCCTCACGGCGGTGCTCCCCGAGCTGGGCGCTGTCGGACTGGTCCTCCTCGGAGTCGCGCTCGTCGGCCGCCTCACCGTGTGGCTGACGGGCTTGCTTCTGCTGAGCCTCGCGATCACCGCCTACGTCTACACCCGGTGGTTCCTGGTGCTCCCCCTGGTCCTCGACGGACAGCGAAGTCTCGCGGAAGCGTGTCGGACCAGCGCCCGCCTCGTGCACCCTCAGTGGCCGTCGGCCGTGCGGTTCGTCGCGACGCTCTTCGGCCTGAGCCTCATCGGTTACGTGTTCTTTGGCATCGGGCTGCTCATGGCCCCGCCCCTCATGGCCGCCGGCCGGGTGGCGCTTTACGAGTCGTTCTTCGGGTCGCGTGGTCCGGAACCCCAGAAAGAAGGTGAGCCCGGATTGGGACCGTCAAGCTCTCGTTTAGGGGGTGGACCCCTGGGGACAGGGCATCTTGGGCGTGACCCCTTCGCCTTCGGCGTGGGCGCCTTGCTCGGCCGGGCGTGGGAACTCCTGCGGCCGGATCTTCTGAAGCACGTGGGGTTCCTGGTGACCTTGGTCCTGCTCGAGCTGATCCTGGTCGGCATGGCCGAGGCGGTGAAGTCCTCCCTCCTGGTCCTCTTCCTCTCGCTGGTGGCCGCTATCGTCGGCTCCCTCCTGGCCAGCGGCCACCTGCTGGCGGCACTCGAACGAGCCTCGGGCCTGACGCCCACCTTCGGCGACTTCTTCGGGGTGCGCCACCGGGCCCTGACTGTCGTCTTCGCCATGTGGCTGCAAGCCCTGATCCCTCAGCTGTCCGGCCTGCTCTTGCTGCTGTTCGCATGGCTCTTGAGCCTGACGGGGGGCGACGTCGGGGTCCTGGTCTTCTTCGTGGCCGGCGTGTGGCTCATGCTTTACCTGGGGTTCGGCTACATGATCACGATCCCCCTGGTCCTGGACCAGAACCTCTCCCCGTGGCGGGCCCTCACCACCAGCGCCCGGGCGCTGCGGGGGCGGCGGCTCACGGTGTTGGGCGTGCTGGCGGTCCTCTTCCTGATCAATGTCCTCGGCGCCCTTCCCTTCGGCCTGGGGCTGCTGGTCACCGCGCCTCTGGGACCCACGGCCATCGTGGCCGTCTACGAGGCACTGTTCGGGATCACGGGGAGGCTCCCGGGACGGCGATCTACCCTTGCTTCTTCCTGGTCGCCTCCACTACGATAG
- a CDS encoding ABC transporter ATP-binding protein, with translation MEPLLSVNNLEVIYDKVFLAVKGISLEVPQGSIVTLLGANGAGKSTTLKAISGLLGPERGEVTRGVVRFAGRPLDRLPSPRRVALGIAQVLEGRRVFEHLTPEENLLAASTMHRDGAHVRSLIDRIYGYFPRLAERRSTRAGYLSGGEQQMLAIGRALMAEPRLLLLDEPSLGLAPRLVQEIFDIVRRINQEEGVTILLVEQNARAALAIASHGYLMENGRIVMAGPARTLRENPDVREFYLGGGSRMDYQRVKHYRRRKRWLA, from the coding sequence ATGGAGCCGCTGCTCTCCGTCAACAACCTGGAGGTCATCTACGACAAGGTCTTCCTGGCGGTGAAGGGCATCTCCCTGGAGGTGCCCCAGGGGAGCATCGTGACCCTGCTGGGCGCGAACGGGGCCGGGAAGAGCACCACCCTCAAGGCGATCAGCGGCCTCCTGGGACCCGAGCGGGGCGAGGTGACCCGGGGGGTGGTCCGCTTTGCGGGCCGCCCCCTGGACCGGCTTCCCTCGCCCCGCCGGGTGGCCCTGGGCATCGCCCAGGTGCTGGAGGGCCGGCGGGTCTTCGAGCACCTGACGCCGGAGGAGAACCTCCTGGCCGCCTCCACCATGCACCGGGACGGGGCGCACGTGCGCTCGCTCATCGACCGCATCTACGGCTACTTCCCCCGCCTGGCCGAGCGGCGGTCCACCAGGGCAGGGTACCTCTCGGGCGGCGAGCAGCAGATGCTGGCCATCGGCCGGGCGCTCATGGCCGAGCCCCGCCTGCTCCTGCTCGACGAACCTAGCCTGGGGCTGGCCCCCAGGCTGGTGCAGGAGATTTTCGACATCGTCCGGCGCATCAACCAGGAGGAGGGCGTTACCATACTGCTGGTGGAGCAGAACGCCCGGGCCGCCCTGGCCATCGCCTCTCACGGCTACCTGATGGAGAACGGCCGCATCGTCATGGCCGGCCCCGCCCGCACCCTCCGGGAGAACCCCGACGTGCGGGAGTTCTACCTGGGCGGCGGCAGCCGCATGGACTACCAGCGAGTGAAGCACTACCGGAGGAGGAAGCGCTGGCTGGCGTAG
- a CDS encoding ABC transporter substrate-binding protein gives MHGFDDATTTFRRRALQAVQALTVLATVFTAAALLATDALAQAKVVHLGLIQDFTRVYTFVTEEYNQGEQDYLELVNLSGGVGGYTFEALVTDTGNEPQRGIEAYERFKREGALVFDFLSTPVSRANVPRILKDGNVLITVLHGRSDATDGTTFPTIFPIMATYWSQATVVTKYVLDQEGGSLQGKKVALVHIDSPFGREPIPVFETLAGRLGFQFQDFPYPSPGTEQSATWTQVRRFRPDWVVLWGAGGGQPVAVREAIRNGIRTDRIVSVVWLAEKDMQVVGAQQARGVLRFEAAAAGTEPVLVRDILEKVYGAGRGHGDRANVGSTYYNIGVGAMATVVEGIRIALQRWGEPLTAEKIKTGLESLQGFDAEGLMPPIAITSEDHEGGGVGRISQWDGSRWVPRTDWYGAYRDIVWNLVRESAAQFRATGE, from the coding sequence ATGCACGGATTCGACGACGCAACGACGACGTTTCGCCGCCGGGCGCTCCAGGCGGTGCAGGCCCTGACCGTCTTGGCCACAGTGTTCACGGCAGCTGCGCTCCTGGCCACGGACGCCCTGGCCCAGGCGAAGGTGGTCCACCTGGGCCTCATCCAAGACTTCACCCGGGTGTACACCTTCGTCACCGAGGAGTACAACCAGGGCGAGCAGGACTACCTGGAGCTGGTGAACCTGTCGGGCGGCGTGGGCGGCTACACCTTCGAGGCCCTGGTGACCGACACGGGCAACGAGCCCCAGCGGGGCATCGAGGCGTACGAGCGCTTCAAGCGGGAGGGCGCCCTCGTTTTCGACTTCCTGAGCACTCCCGTCTCCCGAGCCAACGTGCCGCGCATCCTCAAGGACGGCAACGTCCTGATCACAGTGCTGCACGGACGCTCGGACGCCACCGACGGGACCACCTTCCCGACCATCTTCCCCATCATGGCGACCTACTGGTCCCAGGCCACGGTGGTCACCAAGTACGTGCTGGACCAGGAGGGGGGGAGCCTCCAGGGCAAGAAGGTGGCCCTGGTCCACATCGACTCGCCCTTCGGCCGCGAGCCCATCCCCGTCTTCGAAACCCTGGCGGGGCGACTGGGCTTCCAGTTCCAGGACTTCCCCTACCCGTCTCCCGGCACCGAGCAGTCGGCCACGTGGACCCAGGTACGCCGCTTCCGGCCCGACTGGGTGGTGCTCTGGGGCGCCGGGGGCGGGCAGCCCGTGGCGGTGCGGGAGGCCATCCGCAACGGCATCCGGACCGATCGCATCGTCTCCGTGGTCTGGCTGGCCGAGAAGGACATGCAGGTGGTGGGCGCCCAGCAGGCCAGGGGCGTGCTCCGCTTCGAGGCAGCGGCTGCCGGAACGGAGCCCGTCCTGGTCCGCGACATCCTCGAGAAGGTGTACGGAGCGGGGCGCGGGCACGGGGACCGGGCCAACGTCGGCAGCACCTACTACAACATCGGGGTGGGCGCAATGGCCACGGTTGTCGAGGGGATCCGGATCGCCCTGCAGCGCTGGGGCGAACCGCTGACCGCTGAGAAGATCAAGACGGGCCTGGAGAGCCTGCAGGGCTTTGACGCGGAGGGGCTGATGCCACCCATTGCCATCACCTCCGAGGACCACGAGGGCGGCGGCGTGGGGCGCATCTCCCAGTGGGACGGCAGCCGCTGGGTGCCTCGGACCGACTGGTACGGGGCCTACCGCGACATCGTCTGGAACCTGGTGCGCGAGTCTGCGGCCCAGTTCCGGGCCACGGGCGAGTAG